One window of the Bradyrhizobium sp. NP1 genome contains the following:
- a CDS encoding AAA family ATPase has product MGIRNYLIEGVSGTGKTTVAEELQRRGYHVLHGDRELAYQGDPKTGEPVDEPAHESEMDKVVWQQEHHLWDIDKVKSVIADHSNAISFFCGGSRNFVRFIDLLDGVFVLDVDLDTLKRRLASRPDDEFGGRPVEQDLVVRLHATKEDIPKGDVVIDATAPLESVVDEILEKCKLDHRRAPRETNYARCRNA; this is encoded by the coding sequence ATGGGCATCAGAAACTATTTGATCGAAGGCGTGTCTGGCACCGGCAAAACCACGGTGGCTGAAGAACTGCAGCGGCGCGGTTACCACGTCCTCCACGGTGACCGGGAGTTGGCCTATCAGGGCGATCCAAAGACGGGGGAACCGGTGGATGAACCTGCCCACGAGAGCGAGATGGACAAGGTCGTCTGGCAGCAGGAGCATCACCTTTGGGACATAGACAAAGTCAAGTCCGTGATCGCTGATCACAGCAACGCAATCTCCTTCTTCTGCGGCGGCTCTAGAAATTTCGTCCGCTTCATTGATTTGCTTGATGGGGTTTTCGTTCTTGACGTCGATCTCGACACTTTGAAACGGCGGCTTGCCAGCAGACCCGATGATGAGTTTGGCGGAAGACCGGTCGAACAGGATCTGGTTGTACGATTGCATGCAACGAAAGAAGATATCCCGAAAGGTGACGTCGTAATCGACGCCACTGCGCCGCTTGAAAGCGTCGTGGATGAGATTTTGGAAAAGTGCAAACTGGATCACAGACGTGCGCCGCGGGAGACGAACTATGCCCGGTGCCGCAACGCGTAG